The following proteins come from a genomic window of Candidatus Binatia bacterium:
- a CDS encoding DNA-binding protein gives MKLSRELSPTEADRLQEEAARLGVRLDELAHAVVADLLCRPDEDFEAAAARVLRKNEDLYRRLS, from the coding sequence CAGGGAGCTGTCCCCAACCGAAGCGGACAGGCTGCAGGAAGAGGCCGCCCGCCTCGGCGTGCGCCTCGACGAATTGGCACATGCTGTTGTGGCGGACCTTCTATGTCGCCCTGACGAGGATTTCGAAGCGGCGGCGGCGCGCGTGCTGCGTAAGAACGAGGACCTGTACCGGCGCCTCAGCTGA